The Hyperolius riggenbachi isolate aHypRig1 chromosome 3, aHypRig1.pri, whole genome shotgun sequence genome window below encodes:
- the GRK6 gene encoding G protein-coupled receptor kinase 6 isoform X2, giving the protein MYACKKLEKKRIKKRKGESMALNEKQILERVNSRFVVSLAYAYETKDALCLVLTLMNGGDLKFHIYHMGEAGFDEERAVFYAAEICCGLGDLHRERIVYRDLKPENILLDDHGHIRISDLGLAVHIPPEQTIKGRVGTVGYMAPEVVRNERYTFSPDWWALGCLLYEMIEGQSPFQQRKRKIKREEVERLVKEGQEEYSAKFSPEAKSICTMLLQKDPEQRLGCCGGGAQEVKGHPLFRYMNFKRLEAGILEPPFKPDPQAIYCKDVLDIEQFSTVKGVELEQTDSDFYHKVSTGCVPIPWQNEMIETECFAELSAVPMDGPVPPDLDWRGLPSPEPKKGLLQRLFSRQDCCGNCSDSEDEPTRL; this is encoded by the exons GTTAGCCTAGCCTATGCATATGAGACAAAGGACGCTCTCTGTCTGGTGTTAACACTAATGAATGGAGGCGATTTGAAGTTCCACATATACCACATGGGTGAGGCTGGATTTGATGAGGAGCGTGCAGTATTCTATGCTGCAGAGATCTGCTGTGGTCTTGGAGATCTACACCGAGAGAGAATAGTCTACAG AGATTTAAAGCCAGAAAATATTTTGCTGGATGACCACG GACACATCCGGATCTCAGATCTTGGCCTTGCTGTACACATCCCTCCGGAGCAGACCATCAAAGGAAGAGTGGGCACTGTAGGATACATGG CACCAGAGGTGGTGAGAAATGAACGCTACACGTTCAGCCCGGACTGGTGGGCACTTGGCTGTCTGTTGTACGAGATGATTGAGGGACAATCCCCCTTCCAGCAAAGAAAGAGGAAGATCAAGAGGGAGGAGGTGGAACGGCTAGTAAAGGAAGGCCAGGAAGAGTATTCAGCCAAGTTCTCTCCTGAAGCAAAATCCATCTGCACGATG CTTCTACAGAAAGATCCGGAACAGCGATTGGGATGTTGTGGTGGTGGCGCACAGGAAGTAAAAGGGCACCCTTTATTCAGATATATGAATTTTAAGAGACTTGAAGCTGGAATACTAGAGCCCCCATTTAAACCAGAT CCTCAGGCAATCTACTGCAAGGATGTCCTGGATATAGAACAGTTCTCCACAGTGAAAGGGGTGGAACTAGAGCAAACAGACAGTGACTTTTACCACAAGGTGTCTACAGGCTGTGTGCCTATACCCTGGCAGAATGAG ATGATCGAGACAGAGTGTTTTGCGGAACTGAGTGCAGTACCTATGGATGGACCGGTCCCGCCTGACCTGGACTGGAGAGGTCTTCCTTCCCCAGAACCTAAGAAAGGGCTGCTACAAAGACTCTTCAGCAGACAG GACTGTTGTGGCAACTGCAGTGACAGTGAAGATGAGCCGACTCGTCTATAG